One Moorella sp. E308F genomic region harbors:
- a CDS encoding ComEC/Rec2 family competence protein, which translates to MIATISILAFLTAVLRAVGTGWLALRRAGKKAKRLAIYAVLAFTLSLATACGNLTGEQPPSPANQSRPPVAQTASPAPGEAPGTSTSQEKPPDSSTPPAETGKLRVHYLDVGQGDAILVQLPDGKNILIDGGTGEAGPGVVRELKQYSVKKLDFVIGTHPHEDHIGGLDMVINSFQVGKVYLPRATHNTDAYRDLLLAIKNKGLKATEAKAGVALPMEGGLQALFVSPAKSNYEDLNDYSAVLHLTYGQTAFLFTGDAGNTAEEEMLAGGRSLKADVLKVAHHGSRYSTSTAFLKAVAPRYAVISVGKGNDYGHPHAQTLQRLQKAGVKIYRTDRDGTITAVSDGQKVTIH; encoded by the coding sequence CATCAGCATCCTGGCATTTTTAACTGCCGTTCTCCGCGCGGTTGGTACCGGGTGGCTTGCTTTGCGCCGGGCCGGGAAAAAGGCCAAACGCCTGGCCATCTATGCCGTCCTCGCTTTTACCCTCTCCTTGGCTACTGCCTGTGGTAACCTTACCGGAGAACAGCCCCCTTCTCCGGCCAACCAGTCGCGGCCGCCGGTAGCGCAAACAGCTTCCCCTGCACCAGGAGAAGCGCCTGGTACCTCAACATCTCAAGAAAAGCCTCCGGACTCCTCAACCCCACCGGCTGAAACCGGCAAGCTACGCGTCCATTACCTGGATGTCGGCCAGGGGGATGCCATCCTGGTGCAGTTGCCTGATGGCAAGAACATTTTAATCGACGGTGGCACCGGTGAAGCCGGGCCGGGGGTGGTCCGGGAATTGAAGCAGTACAGCGTTAAGAAACTGGATTTTGTAATAGGCACCCATCCCCATGAAGACCATATCGGCGGCCTGGATATGGTAATAAATAGTTTCCAGGTAGGCAAGGTTTACCTACCCCGGGCGACCCATAATACCGACGCCTACAGGGATCTCTTGCTAGCTATAAAAAATAAGGGCCTCAAGGCCACGGAGGCAAAAGCCGGTGTTGCACTGCCCATGGAAGGGGGCCTCCAGGCCCTTTTTGTCAGCCCGGCGAAAAGTAATTATGAGGATCTAAACGATTATAGCGCCGTCCTGCACCTTACCTACGGGCAAACGGCTTTTCTCTTTACCGGTGACGCCGGTAATACCGCCGAGGAGGAAATGCTGGCCGGCGGCAGGTCTCTTAAGGCTGATGTACTCAAAGTCGCCCACCACGGTTCCCGTTATTCTACCAGCACTGCTTTTCTCAAAGCTGTGGCTCCCAGGTATGCTGTTATCTCTGTGGGTAAAGGTAATGACTATGGCCATCCCCATGCCCAGACCCTGCAACGCCTACAAAAAGCCGGGGTTAAAATCTACCGCACCGACCGGGATGGTACCAT